Proteins co-encoded in one Chrysemys picta bellii isolate R12L10 chromosome 13, ASM1138683v2, whole genome shotgun sequence genomic window:
- the LOC135975148 gene encoding olfactory receptor 11L1-like gives MSYDRYLAICKPLHYFTHMNDRFCLHLAAGSWLSAFLVVTIIIFLMSQLTFCGPKEMDHFFCDLTPVIKLSCSVPHQMELVIFLGSFLFTLPPFLLTLTSYVCFITAILRISSSTGRQKAFSTCSSHLIVVTTFYGTLIIVYILPKTKMLRELNKVFSVFYTILTPLANPLIYSLRNKEVMEALGKSCQELCGFHEFIYRG, from the coding sequence atgtcttatgatcggtatttagcgatatgtaaACCACTGCATTATTTCACCCATATGAATGACAGGTTCTGCCTCCACCTAGCAGCTGGGTCTTGGCTAAGTGCATTTTTGGTTGTTACcataataatatttttaatgtcacaattaactttttgtGGCCCCAAAGAAATggaccatttcttttgtgatcTCACTCCAGTGATAAAACTGTCCTGTAGTGTCCCCCATCAGATGGAACTTGTGATCTTCTTGGGCTCCTTCCTATTCACTTTACCACCATTTCTATTAACCCTGACATCCTATGTTTGTTTCATAACTGCCATCCTGAGAATCTCTTCTAGCACTGGGAGGCAAAAGGCATTTTCCACCTGCTCTTCTCACCTTATTGTGGTTACTACTTTCTATGGCACGCTAATCATTGTGTATATTTTACCAAAAACCAAGATGCTGCGAGAACTTAACAAAGTGTTCTCTGTCTTCTACACCATCCTGACTCCCCTGgccaaccccctcatctacagcctgagaaacaaagaggtcatGGAGGCCCTGGGAAAAAGCTGTCAGGAACTCTGTGGCTTTCATGAGTTCATTTATAGAGGGTGA